From one Esox lucius isolate fEsoLuc1 chromosome 11, fEsoLuc1.pri, whole genome shotgun sequence genomic stretch:
- the mmd gene encoding monocyte to macrophage differentiation factor isoform X3, with product MLRTAILTRLPVCTMQLLIGPSFVGMALLHWLSANNWEKITAWVYGMGLCALFLVSTVFHIITWKKSHMRSVEHCFHMCDRVVIYFFIAASYTPWLNLRELGPLTAHMRWFIWLMAVAGTIYVFNYHEKYKVVELAFYLTMGFFPALVVTSMNNTDGLYELACGGLIYCLGVVFFKSDGVIPFAHAIWHVFVVLAAAVHYYAIWKYLYRSPRAETIRDA from the exons ATGCTGCGAACTGCTATACTCACGCG ACTTCCTGTCTGTACCATGCAGCTCCTCATCGGGCCATCATTTGTGGGCATGGCCCTTTTGCACTGGCTCTCAGCCAACAACTGGGAGAAGATCACGGCCTGGGTGTACGGCATGGGCCTGTGTGCTCTCTTCCTGGTCTCCACCGTGTTCCACATCATCACCTGGAAAAAGAGCCATATGAG GTCTGTGGAGCACTGCTTTCATATGTGTGATCGCGTGGTCATTTATTTCTTCATTGCCGCCTCCTACACACCTTG GTTGAATCTCCGCGAGCTTGGCCCCCTCACAGCTCACATGCGTTGGTTTATATGGCTGATGGCTGTGGCAGGAACAATATACGTCTTTAACTACCATGAAAA GTATAAAGTTGTTGAGCTTGCCTTCTATTTGACTATGGGTTTTTTCCCTGCATTGGTAGTGACATCAATG AACAACACCGATGGACTGTATGAGTTGGCCTGCGGGGGCCTCATCTACTGCCTGGGGGTGGTCTTTTTCAAGTCGGACGGGGTCATCCCCTTTGCCCATGCCATCTGGCATGTGTTTGTGGTGCTGGCTGCAGCCGTGCACTACTACGCCATCTGGAAGTACCTCTACAGGAGTCCCCGCGCTGAAACTATCCGCGACGCCTGA
- the mmd gene encoding monocyte to macrophage differentiation factor isoform X1 has product MLGFDPQKTRLRRFMNSRASANCRYQPTCYEHAANCYTHALLIGPSFVGMALLHWLSANNWEKITAWVYGMGLCALFLVSTVFHIITWKKSHMRSVEHCFHMCDRVVIYFFIAASYTPWLNLRELGPLTAHMRWFIWLMAVAGTIYVFNYHEKYKVVELAFYLTMGFFPALVVTSMNNTDGLYELACGGLIYCLGVVFFKSDGVIPFAHAIWHVFVVLAAAVHYYAIWKYLYRSPRAETIRDA; this is encoded by the exons GTTCATGAACAGCCGGGCCTCTGCTAACTGCCGATACCAGCCCACCTGCTACGAGCATGCTGCGAACTGCTATACTCACGCG CTCCTCATCGGGCCATCATTTGTGGGCATGGCCCTTTTGCACTGGCTCTCAGCCAACAACTGGGAGAAGATCACGGCCTGGGTGTACGGCATGGGCCTGTGTGCTCTCTTCCTGGTCTCCACCGTGTTCCACATCATCACCTGGAAAAAGAGCCATATGAG GTCTGTGGAGCACTGCTTTCATATGTGTGATCGCGTGGTCATTTATTTCTTCATTGCCGCCTCCTACACACCTTG GTTGAATCTCCGCGAGCTTGGCCCCCTCACAGCTCACATGCGTTGGTTTATATGGCTGATGGCTGTGGCAGGAACAATATACGTCTTTAACTACCATGAAAA GTATAAAGTTGTTGAGCTTGCCTTCTATTTGACTATGGGTTTTTTCCCTGCATTGGTAGTGACATCAATG AACAACACCGATGGACTGTATGAGTTGGCCTGCGGGGGCCTCATCTACTGCCTGGGGGTGGTCTTTTTCAAGTCGGACGGGGTCATCCCCTTTGCCCATGCCATCTGGCATGTGTTTGTGGTGCTGGCTGCAGCCGTGCACTACTACGCCATCTGGAAGTACCTCTACAGGAGTCCCCGCGCTGAAACTATCCGCGACGCCTGA
- the mmd gene encoding monocyte to macrophage differentiation factor isoform X2 — MKRVNTLQRFMNSRASANCRYQPTCYEHAANCYTHALLIGPSFVGMALLHWLSANNWEKITAWVYGMGLCALFLVSTVFHIITWKKSHMRSVEHCFHMCDRVVIYFFIAASYTPWLNLRELGPLTAHMRWFIWLMAVAGTIYVFNYHEKYKVVELAFYLTMGFFPALVVTSMNNTDGLYELACGGLIYCLGVVFFKSDGVIPFAHAIWHVFVVLAAAVHYYAIWKYLYRSPRAETIRDA, encoded by the exons ATGAAGAGAGTGAACACACTTCAAAG GTTCATGAACAGCCGGGCCTCTGCTAACTGCCGATACCAGCCCACCTGCTACGAGCATGCTGCGAACTGCTATACTCACGCG CTCCTCATCGGGCCATCATTTGTGGGCATGGCCCTTTTGCACTGGCTCTCAGCCAACAACTGGGAGAAGATCACGGCCTGGGTGTACGGCATGGGCCTGTGTGCTCTCTTCCTGGTCTCCACCGTGTTCCACATCATCACCTGGAAAAAGAGCCATATGAG GTCTGTGGAGCACTGCTTTCATATGTGTGATCGCGTGGTCATTTATTTCTTCATTGCCGCCTCCTACACACCTTG GTTGAATCTCCGCGAGCTTGGCCCCCTCACAGCTCACATGCGTTGGTTTATATGGCTGATGGCTGTGGCAGGAACAATATACGTCTTTAACTACCATGAAAA GTATAAAGTTGTTGAGCTTGCCTTCTATTTGACTATGGGTTTTTTCCCTGCATTGGTAGTGACATCAATG AACAACACCGATGGACTGTATGAGTTGGCCTGCGGGGGCCTCATCTACTGCCTGGGGGTGGTCTTTTTCAAGTCGGACGGGGTCATCCCCTTTGCCCATGCCATCTGGCATGTGTTTGTGGTGCTGGCTGCAGCCGTGCACTACTACGCCATCTGGAAGTACCTCTACAGGAGTCCCCGCGCTGAAACTATCCGCGACGCCTGA